Proteins from a genomic interval of Desulfovibrio piger:
- a CDS encoding ABC transporter permease, translating to MATLVGNSLILPPLEEIGALLAHPLDNVIAMGTLAGNIGISLVRVLCGYAAAVLLGVPLGVAMGYYAGLHRLLNLFLGMFRPIPPLAWVPLVLAWFGVSSLATAMGLPRSELYYYLNNLKISMLFIIFIGALFPILTSAVHGVQTVNRTLVDSARVLGASERDIFTKILLPAAAPSIVNGLRIGLGVAWMCLVSAEMLPGSLSGVGYLITHTYTVGRTDVVIAGMISISVVGALLDMAFQWIERRKYAWKQFSR from the coding sequence ATGGCGACGCTGGTGGGCAACAGCCTGATCCTTCCTCCGCTGGAGGAGATCGGGGCCCTGCTGGCGCACCCGCTGGACAATGTCATCGCCATGGGCACGCTGGCAGGCAATATCGGCATCAGTCTGGTACGCGTCCTCTGCGGGTATGCGGCAGCCGTGCTGCTGGGAGTGCCTTTGGGGGTGGCCATGGGCTATTATGCCGGTCTGCATCGTCTGCTCAATCTTTTTCTGGGCATGTTCCGCCCCATCCCGCCTCTGGCCTGGGTACCGCTGGTGCTGGCCTGGTTCGGCGTCAGCAGCCTGGCAACGGCCATGGGCCTGCCGCGAAGCGAATTATATTATTATCTTAATAACTTGAAGATATCCATGCTGTTCATCATCTTCATCGGCGCGCTGTTCCCTATCCTGACCAGCGCCGTGCATGGTGTGCAGACGGTCAACCGCACGCTGGTGGATTCGGCCCGGGTTCTGGGGGCGTCCGAGCGGGACATCTTCACCAAGATCCTGCTGCCCGCCGCGGCTCCGTCCATCGTCAATGGCCTGCGCATAGGTCTCGGGGTGGCGTGGATGTGTTTGGTCTCCGCGGAGATGCTGCCCGGCAGCCTTTCCGGGGTGGGCTATCTGATCACACATACCTATACCGTGGGACGTACGGACGTGGTCATTGCCGGCATGATCAGCATCAGTGTGGTGGGAGCCTTGCTGGATATGGCTTTTCAGTGGATAGAGCGACGCAAGTATGCGTGGAAACAGTTTTCCCGGTAG
- the tnpA gene encoding IS200/IS605 family transposase, with the protein MGTKAHSLAHTKWLCKYHIVFTPKYRRKIIFAQLRESIKEILQCLCKYKGVEILEGHLMPDHVHMLVSIPPKISVANFMGYLKGKSSLMIFDKHANLKYKFGNRKFWAEGYYVSTVGLNEATIKKYIQDQERHDIMRDKLTSREYQDPFKG; encoded by the coding sequence ATGGGAACCAAGGCTCATAGCCTAGCGCATACGAAATGGTTGTGCAAGTATCATATCGTCTTTACTCCAAAATATAGAAGAAAAATAATCTTCGCACAGCTCCGTGAAAGTATAAAAGAAATTCTGCAATGCCTCTGCAAATATAAAGGGGTTGAGATTCTGGAAGGGCATCTGATGCCGGATCATGTCCACATGCTGGTGTCCATTCCTCCTAAAATCAGTGTGGCAAATTTCATGGGCTACCTGAAAGGGAAAAGTTCGTTGATGATATTCGATAAGCACGCAAACCTTAAATATAAGTTTGGCAACAGAAAATTTTGGGCCGAAGGATATTATGTCAGTACGGTGGGGCTTAATGAGGCAACGATCAAAAAATATATCCAGGATCAGGAACGTCACGACATTATGAGAGACAAGCTGACATCACGCGAATATCAAGACCCCTTTAAGGGGTAG
- a CDS encoding ABC transporter substrate-binding protein: MFVPSTLRRLALAGIAVLGLCSMSVAAELPAFKTGFIFTTHHSPFQVAASRGEAFRDLGVYLKPLVERESYELIKDGKPIAILDLVVAKSGSETATLFAQKHLDMGIASITAIMAGIDKGTPMKIVCPLQTEGMALVVPKDSSLTSWESLLQRVKDSKAPVKIGFHSPTSAPKIVLEGALVKAGLKVTLDPSDSKADVLLVDLKETSNLLASLTAGQVEAVVGPSPFPEVAQTRGIGKVLVNLGELPPAGQWANFPCCVGVASEEMIAKHPEVVRAFVALISRVGAWCNAHPQQAGEIAAQWIGLPPEAGRKSSLVFLGSFNDSWLRGADTYLRILDSMNKFSGSLRHKTMEQARPLLINDSFLDTGK, translated from the coding sequence ATGTTCGTTCCGTCCACCCTTCGCAGGCTGGCTTTGGCCGGCATCGCTGTGCTGGGTCTGTGTTCCATGTCTGTTGCCGCTGAACTGCCGGCCTTCAAGACTGGTTTCATCTTCACCACCCACCATTCCCCATTCCAGGTCGCAGCTTCACGCGGTGAGGCCTTCCGCGATCTGGGCGTCTATCTGAAACCTCTTGTGGAACGCGAAAGCTACGAGCTCATCAAGGACGGCAAGCCCATTGCCATCCTCGATCTGGTCGTGGCCAAGAGCGGTTCCGAGACCGCCACGCTTTTTGCCCAGAAGCATCTGGATATGGGCATCGCCTCCATCACGGCCATCATGGCCGGCATCGACAAGGGGACGCCCATGAAGATCGTCTGCCCGCTGCAGACGGAAGGCATGGCGCTGGTGGTGCCCAAGGATTCTTCTCTGACCAGCTGGGAAAGCCTGCTGCAGCGGGTGAAGGACAGCAAGGCGCCCGTCAAGATCGGCTTCCATTCGCCTACCAGTGCCCCCAAGATCGTGCTGGAAGGCGCGCTGGTCAAAGCCGGGCTCAAGGTGACGCTTGATCCTTCGGACAGCAAGGCGGATGTTCTGCTGGTGGACCTGAAAGAGACCAGTAACCTGCTGGCCTCCCTGACCGCCGGACAGGTGGAAGCTGTTGTCGGTCCTTCGCCCTTCCCCGAAGTGGCCCAGACGCGTGGCATCGGCAAGGTACTGGTCAATCTGGGCGAACTGCCTCCCGCCGGGCAGTGGGCCAACTTCCCCTGCTGTGTGGGCGTGGCCTCTGAAGAAATGATCGCCAAGCATCCTGAAGTGGTCCGGGCTTTCGTGGCCCTGATCTCCCGCGTGGGGGCCTGGTGCAATGCCCATCCCCAGCAGGCCGGTGAGATCGCCGCCCAGTGGATCGGTCTGCCGCCCGAGGCCGGGCGCAAGTCCAGCCTTGTGTTCCTGGGAAGCTTCAATGACAGCTGGCTGCGCGGCGCGGATACCTATCTGCGTATCCTGGACAGCATGAACAAGTTCAGCGGCAGCCTGCGCCACAAGACCATGGAGCAGGCCCGCCCCCTGCTGATCAACGATTCGTTCCTTGATACCGGAAAATAG
- a CDS encoding tellurite resistance TerB family protein, translated as MSLFDIFNKKNIGETLGSLMDTAKEQASGLTKAAPGGVGGLVGAGALGALLGSFMSKGALQNAALVGAGAVAWNFYQKWSQSQKESQPAEPAPVQQPVAAVASAGLDPTARLLLRAMVFAARADGHIDATEQDRISKVVAQMAPGQDTNALLGQLLNAPIDPAALAAEIRSAEQGEDLYRLSCMIVDIDHFMERSYLDALAAALKISEARKGQLEEEARQAKVQLAAHAG; from the coding sequence ATGTCCCTTTTCGACATCTTCAATAAAAAGAACATTGGTGAAACGCTTGGCTCTCTTATGGATACGGCCAAAGAACAGGCATCCGGTCTGACCAAGGCTGCTCCCGGCGGCGTTGGCGGCCTGGTGGGGGCCGGCGCCCTGGGGGCGCTGCTGGGCTCCTTCATGTCCAAAGGCGCGTTGCAGAATGCCGCTCTGGTCGGTGCGGGCGCAGTGGCCTGGAATTTTTACCAGAAATGGTCGCAGTCCCAGAAAGAGAGCCAGCCTGCAGAACCGGCTCCTGTCCAGCAGCCGGTGGCGGCTGTAGCATCTGCCGGGCTGGATCCCACAGCCAGGCTCCTGCTGCGCGCGATGGTGTTCGCCGCGCGGGCGGATGGACATATCGACGCGACGGAACAGGATCGTATCAGCAAGGTCGTCGCACAGATGGCTCCCGGTCAGGACACCAATGCCCTCTTGGGGCAGCTGCTGAATGCCCCCATCGATCCTGCGGCTCTGGCCGCGGAGATCCGGTCCGCAGAGCAGGGGGAAGACCTGTACCGTCTGTCGTGCATGATCGTGGATATCGACCACTTTATGGAACGCAGCTACCTTGATGCGCTTGCCGCGGCCCTGAAGATCTCCGAAGCCCGCAAGGGACAGCTGGAGGAAGAGGCCCGTCAGGCCAAGGTCCAGCTGGCCGCGCATGCCGGATAG
- a CDS encoding ABC transporter ATP-binding protein yields the protein MLSARKVRKRFRLREGEVLALKGLDLDVRENEFICIVGPSGCGKSTFLRMAAGLEPVSEGEILYRGQPVKTPRREVGMVFQEYSLLPWRTVEDNVALGLEFAGKGREERRKVAREYLELVDLAAFSRAMPHELSGGMRQRVAIARALANRPDVLLMDEPFGALDAHTRILLQRELLRIWQHHKTTILFVTHGVDEAVYLADRVVVMSARPGTVRAVVPVDIPRPRHRGDPEYARLTASILEMLDTSAGTGRDERTNDAGGCPCR from the coding sequence GTGCTTTCTGCCCGAAAGGTGCGCAAGCGCTTTCGCCTGCGTGAAGGTGAAGTGCTGGCCCTGAAAGGACTGGATCTGGATGTGCGGGAGAATGAATTCATCTGCATCGTGGGGCCCAGCGGTTGCGGCAAATCTACGTTTTTGCGCATGGCGGCCGGGCTTGAACCTGTCAGTGAAGGCGAGATCCTGTACCGGGGCCAGCCGGTGAAGACACCGCGCCGTGAAGTGGGCATGGTGTTCCAGGAATATTCCCTGTTGCCCTGGCGCACGGTGGAAGACAATGTGGCTCTGGGCCTTGAATTTGCCGGGAAAGGCCGCGAAGAGCGTCGCAAGGTGGCGCGCGAATATCTGGAGCTGGTGGATCTGGCCGCTTTTTCCCGCGCCATGCCCCATGAACTTTCCGGCGGCATGCGGCAGCGCGTGGCCATAGCGCGGGCCCTGGCCAACAGGCCTGACGTGCTGCTGATGGATGAACCGTTCGGGGCGCTGGATGCGCATACCCGTATCCTGCTGCAACGGGAGCTGCTGCGCATCTGGCAGCATCACAAGACCACCATCCTTTTCGTGACCCACGGGGTGGACGAGGCCGTGTATCTGGCTGACAGGGTCGTGGTCATGTCGGCGCGCCCGGGAACGGTCCGCGCTGTCGTGCCGGTGGACATCCCCCGGCCCCGCCACCGTGGGGATCCTGAGTATGCGCGCCTGACGGCTTCCATCCTGGAAATGCTGGATACAAGTGCCGGGACCGGGCGCGATGAGCGGACAAATGATGCGGGAGGCTGTCCATGCCGGTAG
- a CDS encoding double-cubane-cluster-containing anaerobic reductase translates to MTYASLEHFRDVTSRNVLALQEAREKGRKVVGQFCIYSPLEIALAAGAVPVSLCGTKQDSIPVAEEVLPRCLCPLIKSSFGFALQDSCPYLAASDIVVADATCDGKKKMYELLAAYKPVMVLQLPQIQDERAHAYWREQYALLVARLEEDFGVRITEEKLRAAMDLTSRLRQALKKVLDLARRRPSPLRGLDLLDICFRASFMPDYEQAIRLLEAIHAELQDAPAAVAPDAPRILLTGVPTGMGSHKVVQLLEECGASVVCIDNCTCYKKVLLNMEEEGDALDILARRYLDMHCAVMSPNPHRYSILKDLARDFAVDAVVDLTWQGCQPYGVESWSVKKFVREELGLPFLQVVTDYSGTDTEQLKVRLEAFLEMLA, encoded by the coding sequence ATGACATATGCAAGTCTTGAACATTTTCGGGATGTGACCAGCCGTAACGTGCTGGCCCTGCAGGAAGCCAGGGAAAAAGGTCGCAAGGTGGTGGGGCAGTTCTGCATCTATTCCCCGCTGGAGATCGCCCTTGCGGCGGGTGCCGTACCGGTCTCGTTGTGCGGTACGAAGCAGGACTCCATCCCTGTGGCGGAAGAGGTGCTGCCGCGCTGTCTGTGTCCCCTGATCAAGAGCAGCTTTGGCTTTGCCCTGCAGGACAGCTGCCCCTATTTGGCGGCTTCTGACATCGTGGTGGCGGATGCCACCTGTGACGGCAAGAAAAAGATGTATGAACTCCTGGCTGCCTATAAGCCCGTGATGGTCCTGCAGCTTCCGCAGATCCAGGATGAACGCGCCCATGCCTACTGGCGGGAGCAGTACGCCTTGCTGGTGGCCCGTCTGGAAGAGGACTTTGGCGTCCGGATAACGGAAGAGAAGCTGCGGGCTGCCATGGATCTGACGTCCCGCTTGCGTCAGGCCCTGAAAAAGGTGCTGGATCTGGCCCGCCGGCGTCCGTCGCCCCTGCGGGGTCTCGATCTGCTGGACATCTGTTTCCGGGCCTCGTTCATGCCGGACTATGAGCAGGCCATCCGCTTGCTGGAGGCCATCCACGCGGAATTGCAGGACGCCCCGGCGGCTGTGGCTCCAGATGCTCCCCGTATCCTGCTGACAGGCGTCCCCACGGGTATGGGGTCGCACAAGGTCGTGCAATTGCTGGAAGAATGCGGTGCCAGCGTGGTCTGTATCGACAACTGCACCTGTTACAAGAAAGTCCTGCTGAACATGGAAGAAGAGGGGGATGCCCTGGACATCCTGGCCCGCCGCTATCTGGACATGCACTGCGCCGTCATGTCTCCCAACCCCCACCGCTACAGCATCCTGAAGGATCTGGCCCGGGATTTTGCCGTGGATGCCGTGGTCGATCTGACATGGCAGGGCTGCCAGCCGTATGGTGTCGAGTCCTGGAGCGTCAAAAAATTCGTGCGCGAAGAGCTGGGCTTGCCTTTCCTGCAGGTGGTGACGGATTATTCAGGTACGGATACGGAGCAGCTCAAGGTCCGGCTGGAAGCCTTCCTGGAGATGCTGGCCTGA
- a CDS encoding PEP/pyruvate-binding domain-containing protein: MAKTAATKKEESPEAIRKKLVLTGADIVAIGEEAELLVGGKNYNTALISQIEGIQAPYFRAISSLAFHRVLDETKVTGRIVRAVVDREYGRIDWNDPEINQDPDFLQKFVRQLGKQIHDAAAAEGDQSHTKLRTFINTIVEGFATSPEGIDQLRKRSVMVQAAILSVDLPQDVDEAVRGAYLSICNENGDDMTPVAVRSSAAGEDSRKKAFAGLQDTYLNMVGPAKVVEAYHWDCASAYNLRSMTYRREAILDAIARAEETGDEAIAINAKQEWAIENTSLSVCMMQMINPVISGTAFSADTSTGCRGTARKDLVSIDTSYGLGEAVVGGKVTPDKLYVFQRDDGSEVVIRQMGCKDMKIVYDERGGTREVAVPELEALRWALSLSQAERVAKGVRAVSKAYGGMIMDTEFCIDANDKLWFVQARPETRWNEELELHPTTIFMRRREVDAKAAANAEVLVEGNGASRGAGHGTVRFLRSALELNKVAKGDVLAAERTDPDMVPGMRVASAIMADVGGDTSHAAITSRELGIAAVIGIQRLDVLRALDGVEVTVDGTRGRVYRGLLPLREVGGEMDVAKLPTTKTKVGLVLADVGQALFLSRLREFPQFEVGLLRAEFMLGNISIHPQALEAFNNGELEDMVQGKLKELEDNLSKVLREQMAAGLIVFNFNLREYVGEVTGLNAEVSALVDADRSLSAEEVLLQHRKMRELDHKIDQHMEMASRRLEILKTSVDLADHVRIIMGYDDELALLSPSDPESAKRIAEIEASVEEHVKRIKDLPVVTSLLGNIARLREEVSLRGGLKKEMDDVRALPEKIRAIIKSRGFRTGKEHYVQTLAQNLALFAMAFYGKTIVYRTTDFKSNEYRNLLGGNLFEHHEDNPMLGYRGVSRNIHDWEIEAFKLARGVYGGSNLQMMLPFVRTLEEARSMRTYLSQVHKLTSGQDGLRIIQMSEIPSNAILAKQFIQEFDGFSIGSNDMTQMVLATDRDNARLGHIYDEEDPAVVWAILVSIFTGQKYGKKVGFCGQGISNSVILRGLVAIAGIVSASVVPDTYFQTVFDIAAVEAENIPTSKLGEWLGKQHHQRLAKLMEEAGYGHILKKYTLPQDIQEWYEGELQRRHEQLREHLDTPKESFYRTELESFRSMFHKPVIYATWDWSSTVEDALHQAGFASFEEQAAALEEYRKIKF, from the coding sequence ATGGCCAAAACGGCTGCCACTAAGAAAGAGGAATCCCCGGAAGCTATCCGCAAAAAGTTGGTGCTGACCGGCGCCGACATCGTGGCGATCGGCGAAGAAGCCGAGCTGCTTGTGGGTGGCAAGAACTACAACACGGCCCTCATCAGCCAGATCGAAGGTATCCAGGCGCCTTATTTCCGCGCCATCTCTTCGCTCGCCTTCCACAGGGTGCTGGATGAGACCAAGGTTACCGGGCGTATCGTTCGCGCGGTCGTCGACCGCGAGTACGGCCGTATCGACTGGAATGATCCCGAAATCAACCAGGACCCCGACTTCCTGCAGAAGTTCGTCCGCCAGCTCGGCAAGCAGATCCATGACGCTGCCGCTGCGGAAGGGGACCAGTCCCACACCAAACTGCGCACCTTCATCAATACCATCGTGGAAGGCTTTGCTACCTCTCCCGAAGGTATCGACCAGCTGCGCAAACGTTCTGTCATGGTGCAGGCCGCCATCCTGTCCGTGGATCTTCCCCAGGACGTGGATGAGGCCGTGCGCGGTGCCTACCTCTCCATCTGCAACGAGAACGGCGACGACATGACTCCCGTGGCCGTGCGTTCCTCGGCTGCCGGTGAAGACTCCCGCAAGAAAGCCTTTGCCGGTCTGCAGGACACCTACCTCAACATGGTGGGCCCGGCCAAGGTCGTGGAAGCCTACCATTGGGACTGTGCTTCCGCGTACAACCTGCGCTCCATGACCTACCGCCGCGAGGCCATCCTCGATGCCATTGCCCGCGCTGAAGAGACCGGCGATGAAGCCATCGCCATCAACGCCAAGCAGGAATGGGCCATCGAGAACACCTCGCTTTCCGTCTGCATGATGCAGATGATCAACCCCGTGATCTCCGGTACGGCTTTCTCGGCCGATACGTCCACCGGTTGCCGCGGCACGGCCCGCAAGGACCTGGTCAGCATCGATACCAGCTACGGTCTGGGCGAAGCTGTGGTGGGCGGCAAGGTGACCCCCGACAAGCTTTATGTCTTCCAGCGCGATGACGGCAGTGAAGTCGTCATCCGCCAGATGGGCTGCAAGGACATGAAGATCGTCTATGACGAACGCGGTGGTACCCGTGAAGTGGCCGTGCCTGAACTGGAAGCCCTGCGCTGGGCCCTGTCGCTGAGCCAGGCCGAGCGTGTGGCCAAGGGCGTGCGTGCCGTGAGCAAGGCTTACGGCGGCATGATCATGGATACGGAATTCTGTATCGACGCCAACGACAAACTGTGGTTCGTGCAGGCCCGCCCCGAGACCCGCTGGAACGAAGAGCTGGAGCTGCATCCCACCACGATCTTCATGCGCCGTCGCGAAGTGGACGCCAAGGCTGCCGCCAATGCCGAAGTGCTGGTGGAAGGCAATGGTGCCTCCCGCGGTGCCGGTCACGGTACCGTGCGCTTCCTGCGTTCGGCCCTGGAACTGAACAAGGTCGCCAAGGGCGACGTGCTGGCCGCCGAGCGTACCGACCCCGACATGGTGCCCGGCATGCGTGTGGCCTCCGCCATCATGGCCGACGTGGGTGGCGATACCAGCCACGCCGCCATCACCTCGCGTGAACTGGGCATCGCCGCCGTCATCGGCATCCAGCGTCTGGATGTGCTGCGCGCCCTGGATGGCGTGGAAGTGACCGTCGACGGTACCCGCGGCCGGGTGTATCGCGGTCTGCTGCCCCTGCGCGAAGTGGGCGGCGAAATGGACGTGGCCAAACTGCCCACCACCAAGACCAAGGTCGGCCTGGTGCTGGCGGACGTGGGCCAGGCCCTGTTCCTCTCCCGTCTGCGCGAGTTCCCGCAGTTCGAAGTGGGTCTGCTGCGTGCCGAGTTCATGCTGGGCAACATCAGCATCCATCCCCAGGCTCTGGAAGCCTTCAACAACGGCGAACTGGAAGACATGGTGCAGGGCAAGCTCAAGGAACTGGAAGACAACCTTTCCAAGGTCCTGCGCGAGCAGATGGCTGCCGGCCTCATCGTGTTCAACTTCAACCTGCGTGAATACGTGGGCGAAGTGACCGGCCTCAATGCCGAAGTCTCCGCTCTGGTGGACGCCGACCGCAGCCTCAGCGCCGAAGAAGTGCTGCTGCAGCACCGCAAGATGCGTGAGCTCGACCACAAGATCGACCAACATATGGAAATGGCTTCCCGCCGCCTGGAGATCCTCAAGACCTCCGTGGATCTGGCCGATCATGTGCGTATCATCATGGGCTACGACGACGAGCTGGCCCTGCTTTCGCCCTCCGATCCCGAATCGGCCAAGCGCATCGCCGAGATTGAAGCCTCGGTGGAAGAGCATGTGAAGCGCATCAAGGATCTGCCCGTGGTGACTTCTCTGCTGGGCAACATTGCCCGCCTGCGTGAAGAAGTGAGCCTGCGTGGCGGCCTGAAGAAGGAAATGGACGACGTGCGCGCTCTGCCCGAAAAGATCCGCGCCATCATCAAGTCCCGCGGCTTCCGCACCGGTAAGGAACACTATGTGCAGACGCTGGCCCAGAACCTGGCCCTGTTTGCCATGGCCTTCTACGGCAAGACTATCGTGTACCGTACCACGGACTTCAAGAGCAACGAATACCGCAACCTGCTGGGTGGCAACCTCTTCGAACATCACGAAGACAACCCCATGCTGGGTTACCGCGGTGTGTCCCGCAATATCCACGACTGGGAAATCGAAGCCTTCAAGCTGGCCCGCGGCGTGTACGGCGGTTCCAACCTGCAGATGATGCTGCCCTTCGTGCGTACCCTGGAAGAAGCCCGCTCCATGCGGACCTACCTGAGCCAGGTGCACAAGCTGACCAGCGGTCAGGACGGCCTGCGCATCATCCAGATGTCGGAAATCCCCTCCAACGCCATCCTGGCCAAGCAGTTCATCCAGGAATTCGACGGATTCTCCATCGGTTCCAACGACATGACCCAGATGGTGCTGGCCACGGACCGCGACAACGCGCGTCTGGGCCATATCTACGACGAAGAAGATCCCGCCGTGGTCTGGGCCATCCTGGTCAGCATCTTCACCGGCCAGAAGTACGGCAAGAAGGTGGGCTTCTGCGGTCAGGGTATCTCCAACAGCGTGATCCTGCGCGGCCTGGTGGCCATCGCCGGTATCGTCTCCGCTTCGGTGGTGCCGGATACCTACTTCCAGACCGTGTTCGACATCGCCGCTGTGGAAGCCGAGAACATCCCCACATCCAAGCTGGGCGAATGGCTGGGCAAGCAGCATCATCAGCGTCTTGCCAAGCTGATGGAAGAGGCCGGTTACGGCCACATCCTGAAGAAGTACACGCTGCCCCAGGATATCCAGGAATGGTACGAAGGCGAGCTGCAGCGTCGTCACGAACAGCTGCGTGAGCATCTGGATACCCCCAAGGAATCCTTCTACCGCACCGAGCTGGAAAGCTTCCGCTCCATGTTCCACAAGCCCGTCATCTACGCGACCTGGGATTGGAGCAGCACGGTGGAAGACGCCCTGCATCAGGCTGGCTTCGCTTCCTTCGAAGAGCAGGCTGCTGCCCTGGAAGAATACCGCAAGATCAAGTTCTAA
- a CDS encoding acyl-CoA dehydratase activase, protein MPVAGVDVGSVAAKAVVLDEEKKIVLGRAVLPTGWNSREAGEQVLQAACRAAGVEPAGLRRVVGTGYGRVALPFADKVVTEISCHARGASWLFPATGVVLDIGGQDSKVIAVEDGAVQDFVMNDKCAAGTGRFLQVLSGILGMELPELGQAAATGKPVSISSMCAVFAETEIIGLLAQGTAPADIAAGVYLSIARRMRGLAARIPLKGGCTFTGGLATSPAFSGLLAAELGVPVNVPDDPQTVGALGAALVAAR, encoded by the coding sequence ATGCCGGTAGCTGGAGTGGATGTGGGTTCTGTGGCCGCCAAGGCCGTAGTGCTGGACGAGGAAAAAAAGATCGTTCTTGGGCGGGCCGTTCTGCCCACCGGCTGGAACAGCCGTGAAGCCGGGGAACAGGTACTGCAGGCCGCCTGCCGTGCCGCGGGAGTGGAGCCGGCGGGCCTGCGGCGTGTGGTCGGCACGGGCTATGGCCGCGTGGCCTTGCCCTTTGCCGACAAGGTCGTGACCGAGATCTCCTGCCATGCGCGCGGTGCCTCCTGGCTGTTTCCTGCCACAGGCGTGGTGCTGGACATAGGCGGACAGGACAGCAAGGTCATCGCGGTGGAAGACGGTGCTGTGCAGGATTTTGTCATGAATGACAAATGCGCGGCCGGGACAGGACGTTTTTTGCAGGTCTTGTCCGGTATCCTGGGCATGGAGCTGCCGGAGCTGGGGCAGGCCGCCGCCACCGGCAAACCCGTATCCATCTCCAGCATGTGCGCTGTATTTGCGGAGACAGAGATCATCGGGCTGCTGGCGCAGGGGACGGCCCCGGCCGACATCGCTGCGGGGGTATACCTGTCCATCGCACGCCGTATGCGGGGGCTGGCAGCACGTATCCCGCTGAAGGGAGGATGCACCTTTACCGGTGGGCTGGCTACCAGTCCGGCATTCAGCGGATTGCTTGCGGCGGAGCTGGGAGTACCGGTCAATGTCCCTGACGATCCCCAGACCGTGGGAGCTTTGGGCGCGGCCCTTGTGGCGGCCCGCTGA